Within Vigna unguiculata cultivar IT97K-499-35 chromosome 2, ASM411807v1, whole genome shotgun sequence, the genomic segment GATGATCAAGATGATGCAACAGAGGATGGATGAGATGCAGAGAAACTACGAGGTGCAGATGCAAGTTCTGCGTGAGGAAAACGCCGCCCTTTGGCGAAAGGAGGAGGGTATCCCTTCGACCCCCACTGTGCCCGATCCGCTCAGACTGAGCTGGATGCAGCAGCACCGAGACCCCGAGCGGGTGGAGAGTCGCCTACCTCCCACGGGACAGGAGTAGTCACAACCTCCGCGGGTGGAAAAGACGCAAGCATCGAGGGGAAACCCCTCTCACACGATGGCCGAGAGTTTCGGGGCCAACGAGGGAGGTCACCCATCCCGACAACCGATCCACGCGTCGGGGAATTTCCCCTTCACTCAATTCATTTTGGAGACACCGCTACCGGAGAGATGGAAAATGTCGACGTTCGACAAGTACGACGGGACGGCGAACCCTGACAACCACATGCGGGTCTTCACGCACTAGATGATGTTCCATGCAGTAAGTGACCCGATCTGGTGTTGCGTTTTCTCGACCTCCCTGACGGGAGAGGCGTTGGACTGGTTCTCTGAGCTGCCAGCCAACAGCATCGACTCCTTTGCCACTTTGAAAGCCAGGTTTAGCACGCAGTTTGCCTCCCTGAGGCCGGCTATCCTGACGGTCAATAACTTAGTAAACATCCGACAGGAAGATGGGGAGTCGCTGAGGAGTTATCTCGATCGGTACAACCGTATGTCGGTCAAGATAAAAGACCTCAGCGATGAAATCGCCCGACATCACTTCTCATATGGGCTGCAGCCGGGTGTGTTTGCAGACAAGATAAGCCGCATGAAGCCGAAGATGATGGAGGAGATGAGGGAACGAGCGGCCAAGTTCATTCAGATGGAGGACATGCAGGAGTTTAGGGTAAAGAAGAGGGAGAAGAAATATGCAACATCCCAGCAGAACGCCCCTCGACCGAGAAAACCCCTGGCCCGGCCCAACGAGAAGAAGATGCCTAAGTTTACAACGTACACCCCCTTGGCCGTCCCCTGGGCGAAGATTCTGCAGGAGACCTTCAGCGCCGACTCACTTCCAGCGTCCCGAAAGAAGCCCCACCTCCCGACGTCGATGGCAGCAAACACTGTCAGTACCATCGGATGATCAGCGACACCACTGAAGAATGCCACACGCTCCGCGACAAGATTGAGGAGCTAATTCGACAAGGGCACTTGAAGAAGTACATTCAGAAGGATCGCCTCCAACGAAGCCCGATCAAACACAGAAGCCCAGCACAGAGGCAAGCCCCGACCAGGTGGGAGAAGCGGAGAGAGCAGGAGCCCAAGAGGCGAAGGAGGGAACCGTTTAGGGCCCACCTGAAGCCCGAGGAGGAGTCGCAGCCGGAGCAAGGTTATATCAATACCATTTCTGGAGGATCCTTCAACGAATAGATCGTCGGGTTCTCGGGAGAGCGAGTAGACACGAGAGGTTACTTGGACCTCCACACCAGGATCGGCTTGCGGAGGGACGACCGGGAGGTAAGAGTTAGATTCTTGTTAGTTGAAGCTAACACTTCCTACAATGTGTTGCTAGGAAGGCCTTGCCTTAACGCTTTTGGGGCGATCGTCTCCACCTTACacctggccatgaagttcctGTCGGACAAGGGGACGATATGCACTGTGCATGCGAACTAGCAGATCGCCCGGCAATGCTACGCAACGGGGCTAAAAATCACTCCCTACAGTCGCCCCAGAAAACAACACCGATCAAAGGTCACCATGATAGATCTGGACCTTCGAACGAACACGGAGGATCGGATTCAACCTGGTGGAGATACCAAGGAGATCTCGATCGGGATGCGACCAGGTCAGGTCACGAAGATAGGGGGAGCTCTGAAGCCGGACGAGGAGGAACTCCTGGATGCAGTCATCCTGGAAAACTAAGACCTTTTTGCATGGTCGTCAGCCGACATGCCGGGTATTCATCCTGACGTGATGTCCCATAAGTTGGCGATCTTCAAAGAAGCCCGATCGGTCGCccagaagaagaggaagatggGGGAAGAGCGAAGAAGAGCGGTCGAGGAAGAGGTGAAGAAGCTCGAGGGGGCcggatttataaaagaaatcaagTATACCACGTGGCTGGCGAATGTGGTAATGGTAAAGAAGGCGAGCGGGAAGTGGAGGATGTGCACAGACTTCACCGATCTGAACAAGGCGTGTCCGAAGGACGCATACCCTCTGCCCAGCATCGATCGGCTGGTGGATGGCGCTTCGGGGCACAATTTCTTGAGCTTTCTGGACGTATACTCAGGGTATAATCAGATCCCAATGTATGGTCCAGATAGAGCGAAAACGATGTTCATCACCGATCAGGAAAACTTCTGTTATGAAGTCATGCCGTTCGGCTTGAAGAACGCAGGGGCGACCTACCAGAGGCTTATGGATCGGGTCTTCATAGGGCAGATCGGCCGATCCATGGAGGTATATGTGGATGACATGGTCGTAAAGTCGTAGACGGCCGATGACCACGTTCGCGACCTCAAAGAGGTCTTTCACGAAGTGCGCAAGTACAACATGCGTCTTAACCCTGAGAAGTACGTATTTGGAGTGCCGACCGGCAAATTCCTGGGGTTCATGTTGACCGCCCGAGGCATCGAGGCCAATCCTGACAAGTGCGCAGCCATCGTCGAAATGAGAAGCCCCAAAAACCTTAAGGAGATCCAATGGTTGGTTGGACGATTGACAATCCTCGCGCGTTTCCTGCCTAAGCTCACAGAGAAAATTAGGCCGATCTTGAAGATTATGAAGAAGCAGACCGTAGATAAATGGGACGATCAATGCGAAACGACATTTCAGGAGATAAAGGAGATGATCAACAGCCCCCAGGTTATGAGCCGACCGGTAGAAGAGCTTCCTCTGCAGTTATACCTATCGGTCTCAGACGGCACGATCAGCGCGACCTTAGTACAAGAAAATCCAGAGCAGCGATCGGTATACTTCATCAGCCAGGTTTTACAGAGCGCAGAAACAAGATACCAGCTGGTAGAAAAGATAGCCTTAGCGCTATTGACAGCCGCGCGCCGATTACGTCAGTACTTCCAGAGCCACCAGGTGATCGTCTGAACCGATCATCCTATAGCCAAGATACTCAGGAAACCCGATCTGGCCGAAAGAATGATCGCTTGGTCGGTTGAGCTATCCGAATTCGGCCTCAAGTATGAGCCAAGAGGATCTGTCAAGGGGCAACACTTGGCAGATTTCGCTGCAGAACTCCAGGGGCCGACCTCTTCATTGATACTCTTCGTTGATGGCTCGTCGGACAAACGCAACGCTGGAGCGGGGATTGTCATTGAAGGGCAGGGCGGCTTTACGGCCGACCATTCCCTGCAATTCAAGTTCAAAGCATCGAACAACCAGGCAGAATATGAAGCACTGATCGTCGGGCTGAGGCTAGCAAAGGATCTAGGcgcaaaaaagataaaatgtaaTACTGATTCGCGACTTGTGGTCGGGCAGGTGCAAGGGGAGTATCAAGTTAAAGATGATCTGCTGCTGCAATATTATCACAAGGTGATTGAAGCCATGAAAGAGTTCGAAGAAGTAACTATCCACCATATTCCCCGAGCGGAGAATGCTAGAGCCAATAGGCTATCCAAGCTGGCagaaggaaaagagaagggTTAGTTGAAAACCATCATCAGGCAAACCCTGATGAGACCCTCGACAGGAGAATGCGCAGCGGTGGATCGGCCGACAGACTGGATGAGTGAGGTGCAAGAACTTCTGAGAAGATGCGATGCTGGGGAAGACATGAAGCCGATCGAGCGGCGTCGGGCGCTTCGATTTGTCGTTCAAGGAGAGGAGTAAGATCGAAGAGGTTCTTAGTAGACTCTTGGTCCCTACCCCCGAAACAACATCTATAACAACTATAATaacttgaaatatatataagCAGTGTAGTATATGTTTAACATCAACAAACTATTTTCATGTCAAAAATAACCAAAACTATTAGGTATCAATGTATAACTCCATCAAGCCAAAACCAAAGTTGTAGTaccaaaacaactaaaataacaTAGTCTTAGAATATTCTATAGCCAATAGATCCtacaaaaaaaagagaggaaattTTACTTGTCATCAACtagatataatattaaaatgaaatgctcactagaaattaaaaaaaaaaatacttacaatgCAAATTTCATAGGTACACATCAACCGATGCTCATTCTTTCAATATATATCTACAAAATAGTTACACATCcaaatttagatttaaaaacatCAATTGATTTTCAAATAAACAATTGTAATCTACCTTAATTTGTGTCCACTTGATATTTCTTAATTTAGACTTTGAAATCATATGTCCTCTTTGAGCTCGGTAGTTTTGTATAACCctagttaataaataaaaataaagcatatataagtaaaaaataaaataaaattaaaagtatacatATATTCATCCTGTAAATCAATATTCATCCTGCCTCATCTTTGAAGACATCATGATTTGAGTGTAATAAAAGTCAACAActgcaaattaaaaaaaaaaactaaaaatgcaattagtaaaaatgaaaaaaaaaactagttaaattatAACATCTCATGTTTCATCCaccaatataaatttttttaataaaacaccAACAACTATTATACCTACATTTTATACTAtttgaacatttaaaaataaatttgtttagtaaaattaggtgcaatattattttttttggtcTTCATTAATTGTATACTAACTAGTTATCCTACTTTAGTCTAATGTTGGTGTTTTTAGGGAACTGGCATACTAACTTGTGTTGTGTAACTTTGGTGCAGCTTAAAAACTCGAATTCATTGAATTAAAGGTGATTAGAGGttgatcaagaaaaaaaatccagCAAAGGTGCTATTTTGAACTAATGCTCAAAATGACTAAAGATGCATAGTTGACCTCTAAGTTGACTTTTTTAGTTTGAGCTCCAATCCTCAAACTAGCTTTTCGAAACTAAAGGAAGTGGTAGTTCTAACTTGTACCAAGCTTCAATGCACCTTAGGAGCATGGAAATCGATGCAGAAATGAGAAAAATCATATTTGGCCTATTTTAGTGCTACAAAGTTGACTTTTTTTTCAAAGCTTTAATCTTCATTCCACCCCAACGGAATTTAATAAAAGCACTATCCTAACTTGTGTGAAGTCTacttgcatgataaaatcttgCTTTTAGTTATTCTTGGCGTAGATTATAgtttttagttataatttttattttctaagtcTTGGTTAGTTATAGTGTAAATTGTTAGTTTTTATAGATTCTAGTCTTAGATAGGATAATATAGCTTAGGTAAAGTATTAGTTGTTGATAATTCTTTATATGTTTTTAGATAATTAATCAGATAATATCAACTAAGAATATCTTCCAGATATTGTTCaaagtgattaattatttgaaagatattatatcaaaagataaaagatttcagCAACAGAAAAAATCAAGTTCAAGTCCTTTCAAgccctatataaagagacctaGAGGAAGTATTTGGGAGTTACTTAGCAACTATCTGGTTTTGGCTGCTACCATTCATCACATTTCTCTCCTCCTTTCCATTCcctttttcataactttttttctttcatttatcatgtattccactccatccatggagggctaagcttctAAGGTTGATTCCGctataatttcttaactggattctgagattagatgaataaatttgtttgttcttttgattcttgttgtgatttattttcatctatgtcttttggttcttaatatAGTAAAAGTAGTGATtcttacattgtagcaagttaacACAGTGTTAAAtgtacataacataacaatcatatgagtgcaagagtttttaaattttaatcgagaaattactttggttaattttagaaactttcatatgattgaatgagtttttgctaataattgagaagttacttcgattaaaggtgaaaacttagattagaattaatcaagaagttactttggttaattagctttttactagatataagaggtaaaagtgtaagacccgggaaaaataaataaataaataaatatttatttaataaatgcgaggacGGAAATTcctaagttaattaatatagaGAGAAGTCAAGGAGTAatggtagctcaagtggttaagaatatttaactattatgataggacttgggtttgaACTTTCTTTATGCTTGACCATGGTGcttgataatataatcctagatgtATAATTGTTACAGTGCAATGAACTCATCTGTTAATGGTTCTGTTAATGGTGTTAATTGGAGTGTGCTATTAGAGCGGGACAATGTGgttatgaatttatttgatacgaataattattctttttgtgGATCAAAATTGGTGAAGTGAACGTGAATTAAgcttttgggttttttttttttttttttttaaattactgtgacttgtttttggttttggtaCAGGCAACTACGCAATTTTGTTACTTGAATAATATATTGGCACAttgtttttcttcatcttcttaaAAGTACTTTCGGTTCTGGTAGAAAGGTGGTATGTTCTAGGGacatttcaatgttttttttttgttttgttgtgacTATTGTAtgatacttttttatttttatttttattttatcgaGTTAAAAGTTATCTTTAGTTTGATAAGTAagagttgttttatttttttaacaaaagtgcaattattttttttagttcatGGTGCTTGCAATgaattagtttaaatattagTTGTAAACGGATTATTTTCTTCCAGTGGgtgcaacattttttttttcatgcattAGAGTCTTAGGTGCATGAATATCCTTTTCCAAACGTTGCAAATATAAGCAATTATTATAGTATatctaatataaattataagacttttataatataatagttaTTGTAATCCGTGTGGCATCAATTCTCCTTATATTACGGGTTTTATATGTGTAGAAAAAGAATTATGTATGTGTGAAgcaatttaagtgttcaatattcgtataataaagtataaaataatattttactaatttggttAATTTAGTTACTATTGGTTAggaaattgatatatatatatatatatatatatatatattatatatatatatatatta encodes:
- the LOC114174406 gene encoding uncharacterized protein LOC114174406, producing the protein MMFHAVSDPIWCCVFSTSLTGEALDWFSELPANSIDSFATLKARFSTQFASLRPAILTVNNLVNIRQEDGESLRSYLDRYNRMSVKIKDLSDEIARHHFSYGLQPGVFADKISRMKPKMMEEMRERAAKFIQMEDMQEFRVKKREKKYATSQQNAPRPRKPLARPNEKKMPKFTTYTPLAVPWAKILQETFSADSLPASRKKPHLPTSMAANTVSTIG